TATCTTATTTACAACTTCTAACATTGGGATATAACGGCAGCTTACATCCATACTATCAATAAACTGGTCTACAGTTACATCATCTCTTATAAGGACATCTGCACTGTGAATTCCATACTCATTCAGCACCGACCTTATGGTTTTTTCATCTATGTGTGTAAGTTTAACAGTAGAAGAAACTGTTAACCCTCCCATTTTTTTTGGTTTTACAGTGACATCAGATCGGGTTTCATTAGGCCTTATCCCTATATTTCTAAGTTCATCAGATATAACAGCTATATGCTGGGGGTTAAAAACATCGAGTATTATAAGTATCAGATCAGCGTTTCTTGCAACTGAAAGGATTTCCCTTCCACGCCCTTTTCCTTTAGAAGCACCTGTTATTATTCCAGGAATATCAAATATCTGAATTTTAGCGCCTTCATACTCCATAACGCCTGGAACTATCTCTAATGTTGTAAATTCATATGCTCCAATTTTAGATTCAGCATTTGTAATATCGTTTAAAAGGGTTGATTTTCCAACCGATGGGAATCCTACCAGTACCACTGTCGCGTCCCCACTTTTTTTCACATGGAAACCTGACCCTTTGGTTCCTTTACTGCTTCTCTTTATAGACTCCTCCTTAAGCTGGGATAATTTAGCTTTAAGCTTACCTATATGATGTGAAGTCGCCTTATTATACGGCGTTTTCTTAATTTCATCCTCAATCTGTTTAATTCTATCTTCAAGAGCCATAATTCTCACATAAAATTAGTTCAAGTTATAAAAATCATTATAAATACATAAAATACCTATTTACATATAATACTGCAAATATGACACATTTCATAAAATGACAGTTCATTAAACGTTAACTATTAAATAGAATTACTATTAATAATTACTGTTAGCGTTTTCATTCTTAAAAATGTTTTTAATCATTTCATTTAAAATTACAGTTCCTTAAACATCATTTAATTAAATATAGTTACTATTAGCTCTTTCATACTTAAAAATGTTTTCAGTTTCAGATCATATTACCACCATAGAAAGTAATAATAATTAGTTGAAACTTAATATCAAGTGTTTGGGTAACATATTTTTATACGAGTTAATTAGGTGATACGATGGATGTTAAAGAAATTATGGTAGAGGGAGTAGAAACCATAGATGAAGATGAAAATCTAGAAATTGCTTTAAAAAAATCTACAGAGGAAGGCGAAGGAGGAAGCCTTATAGTAGAACATGATGGAGAAGTAGTGGGAATAATTACAACATGGGATGTTTTGGAAGAAATCGGTAATGACCGTAATTTAAAGGATATTAAAGTTCAAGATGCAATGGAAACACACCTTGTAACAATTCATACCGATGATACAGTAGAGCATGCTGCCAAAGAAATGGTAGACCATGGTATCTGGAGATTACCAGTAGAAGAAGCTGGTCAAATCGTAGGTATTGTTAGTGCAACTGATATTCTTGTAAATAGAATACGGAACATCATGTAAATCCTAATTTAGTCAATAAATATCTATAAAAGCTCGAATTTCCTAATTATAAATTAATAAAAGGAATTAGATCCACATGACCTAATTCACGTTCCAAACTACATATCCCCCTACAGAATGTGCAAATTTGAATCTACTTAAACCTGCGCCATTTTCAAAGTACAACCGTGTAAACATGGAATTTTCAAGTTCCCTGTTCATAGCCACAGCCAGGCAACTGTTATTGTCCATCGCTAAAAGTATGCTTATTTGGCTCTGATTAGAAACAATTTGATTCATTACTATTTGATTATTTTTAATTACAATCAGCTTATGAGGTGCCATTATTTGAGTTTGATTATTCTGAGTGTAGGCCAATCCCGCAGTTATCTGAGTTCCATTTATCTGCGCAACAATACCATTTTGCGCATGAATCGCTACAGTACCATCTAATGAGCTGACAGATGCCTGCTGTGCAGAATAACCATAACCCTGCCCAGTTCCATTTTGGAAATTCCAATTTCCAAATTCGGACCACACACCTGCCTTAATAATCATATCTGCACTTAATATAAGATTATATGGGGCAGGATTGGTAGGATGTGTATACTGTAACACATTTTGAGCCTGAACAGGAGTTAAATTGTAACTTTTTGTGAGTATAGTTTGGGCTGCCTGTTTATCAACTGGTAAAATTTTGTTCAATATTTCAACACTTTTACCAGTATCATGCGTACAATTTTCAATGGTTGAAATACCCTCCTCACCGCTTGAAGTCAGCATCCTAAGTATTCCAACAGATAGATTTTCGTTGCTCGTTAACAGAGCCCTTCCAACCCAGTATGCACGAGGAGTATTTTGAGATCCGCCGTCAAACGTGACAGGCCTGTCCCCTACTGCAGTGAAAAAATGGCCAAAATCCCACCATGAAGTTAAAACCGTATTTGGGGGCGTGTTATCTTTAATCCATGTCAATAGTTCATACATTGAATCATCCGCGCTTGGAATTATCTGATTTGAAAATGTATATGCTGTTGCTGCAGGTGAATATGCCACAACTGCAATTACAAATAAAATGGCCAGTGCAGAGTATCTGGTATCTTTTATGTATTCTTTGAAGTAAGGTACAAGTAAACCTATTAAAATTCCTGCACCTAATACTACTGGGACTGAAAAGTTTTCAATAAATCTTTGACCTTTGGTTAAAAGGTAACCCAATCCCAAAAGCCATATTGTAAATAAAATTGCGTATAAAAGGTAATTTTTTTTATCTTCTGTTATATGAGGATCCTCTACAGTATCCCTTTTTTCTTCAGCAACTTTTGCTCTTTTTTTAGACTTTCTTCTAGGTTTACTCTTCCTTTTTGGTGCTTTTACTTCTTTTGTATGAGTATTCTGACTTAGTTTCAATAAAAGGAAAGGAACAACCATAATGCCCAGTATAAATGGTAATATTCCACCTACCCCATCTACAACATTCCAGAATCCAGGAGTTAACATCTCTCTAACTGATAAATATACATTTGGATACGATGTTCCTTGAACTGAACTCTGTAATTGAGTAGCTTGAGAAATACTGGAAATAATACCCGTAAATTCGGAGAATCCCATGATGATACCTACTAAAAGAAATCCTGTAACCGCAAATACTACCAGTGAAAAGAGTACCGGCTGATCTAGAAACCATTTGAACTTATTAGGATACTCTTTAGATGGTTTAACTGTCTCCATTTTGAGAATATAATTTGAAATTAAAAGATATATAATCCCAGTACCTATCACAAGGTAAAACATATACCACCATTCTTGCCATGCCATTGAGTAAACAAGTACTGAAATAGCAGATAACATTATATAAATCGATCTAGTCTTGATATTCTTTGCAAGCGCACCTACAATAAAAAATCCGACAATCAGAATCGGGAATAGTACGGCAAACATGTCAGTGTCAAAAAATCCTGCAAATGTGTGGGAGAAATACCATGGCGCTAGACCAGCTAAAATTCCTGCAGTTATCCCCCCATAATCATTGGTAAGCCTCCTCACAAATAAATATGCAGGAATAACAGCCAGTGAAGCTACAAACGGAGCCAACCATACAGCAATTCCATTTAAAGGCACATTTGAAAATGAATTCACCAGCTTATATGCAAACGCAGTGATATAAATAATAAGCGGGGGGTACTCTGCTGATCTACCTGACGGATAATAAGAATGCAAATCCCATGAAGTGCCATTTATTATTGTATCTCCAAGATAGCCATGGTTAAGATAGTCCTGAGTCAATCGGTAGTTATAGTAAGAGTCCATTTCACTGAAGTATGGAAAACCGTTTTGATCTTCAAAATATGATTTATAATCATGAGGTACTCCAGATATAGATACTGCATCCATTCTAAGTAGAAATACAATTGAAAATAACAGGAGTATAATTAGTAATGGTTTAAGCTTGAATAAAGTTTCTTTTACATTCATATGAATCCTCTAATTACTATGAGTGAATTTTATTATACTCAGTTTAGTTAGAGGTGTTTAAAAAGGTATAGATACTACGGCTTTTGTACTTTCTAAAACTTATTCCTATTTATAAAAGCATCAAAGAATTAAAAGAATAAAATATAACAAAACAAGTCATTAAAAATAGTTTATAATGAAATAAACATCTGTAAAATCTATTTGAAAAAATCAATGCAAAAAATGGAAAATAAACTAAATAATTTAATTATTTAGCTTCCTGCTCCTCAACGGACTTGGTAAATCTGCATTTTGGGAACCCACTGCAGCCTATAAATTCACCATAACGACCCATTCGCTTAATCAGATGCTCACCACACTGTGGACAAACACCAACAACTTCATTTGTTGATTCTTTACCATTTCTACCGCATTTTGGGTCCAGACATGCTCTTTGGCGCGGTTTTCCAAATGATATCATTGGAAGCCCACATTTTTCACATTTGGTTTTAAGTACGTTGGTACCTCTAGGTATAGGGTAAGTTACCTTACATTTTGGATAAGCAGAACACCCCACAAATGTACCTTTGGTCCTGTAGGAATATTTCATAACAAGGTTACCACCGCATTTACATTGACCTACAATTCTGCTTTCCTGGTAAGCCTCATACAGTTTTTCACCAATCTTAGATTTATTTTCATCAATATCGTCGAGAATAGATGAAAGTTCGACTTTGGCTTCGTCTATAACGCTGTCTTTGGTAATTTTATCGGCCATTATATCTTCAAGTTCTGTTTCGAACTTTCTTGTAAGCTCCTCACTTGTTATATCTTCAGAATACTCTTTTAATGTATCTATAAGGTGTTCACCAAGTTCATTAACCTGTATCTTCTGACCTTCAATGTATTTTCTATCGTAGAGAATAGATATTATATTTGCTCTGGTTGATTTAGTACCTAGACCTCTTTTCTCGAGTTCACGTATTAAAGAAGCTTGATTGTATCTTGCAGGTGGTTTTGTTTCCTTTTCTTCGCATAAAATTTCATTAACCTTTAATGTATCCCCTTTCTTAATGTCAGGGAATTTTTCATCTTCAATTTTTCTAAATGGATAATGTTCAAGCCATCCCATTTTTGCCATTCTTTTCCTGCTGAATGAAAATTCCTGCGAATTAATATTTAATTTCGTTTTCATGGATTCTTGAAGTGCATCTTCTCCAAATACAGATATGAACCTGTAAACTATAAGTTCATACAGCTTCTGTTCATTTGTATCCAGCCCAGTAGGTAACGTACCTGTTGGGTGAATAGCAGGGTGTGCTTCATCTGTTTTTTTACCTTCATTTGGTTTTAAAGGTTTTTTGAGTGCATCTACATGCTTTTTGAACTCTGCATTTTTACTCAATTGTTTAAGTATCTTGTCGTATCCTATACTTTTTGGGAGTTTCTGTGAAGAAGTACGAGGATAAGAAGTATAACCTTCTGTATAAAGGTTTTGAGCAATTTGCTGGGTCCTTTTAGGGCTGAATCCAAATACTCCATACGCCTCTGACTGGAGACTTCCCAGATCGAAAGGAACTGGAGGTGTTCTTTTGTTTTCCCTTAAAGTAACATCTGTTACAACTGCATCTGCATTCCCACAGTCAGCTAAGATGCCGTCTGCTTCTTTCCTTTCAAATATTTTCCCTGCTTTATGATCAGCAATTATATCATCTTCAAGAGCAGCTTTTATAAGCCAGTAAGGAATTGGTTTGAAGTTTTTAATCTCTTTTTCACGGTCAACCAGTATAGAAAGTGTTGGAGTTTGGACTCTACCTGCAGAAAGCTGAACATACCTGGATGTAGCTTCCCTTACAGAATCAGTGAGATATTTGGATATATTAACCCCAAATAAAAAATCAAGTACGTGCCTTGCAATACCACTATCAACCTGATGAAAATCGATAGGTATTGGGTTTTCATAAGCTTTAACTATGTCTTCTTTGGTAAGGGTAGAAAATTTCATCCTTGTAGCTTTATCTATACTGTCTTCACCACATGCATACTTCAATGCATTATATCCGATTACAGTTCCTTCTATATCGTAATCGCAAGCATGAACAAATTTATCAGCGCCTTTTGCAAGCTTTTTTATGGCATCCACATAATTTTTAACATATTTTTTCTGTTTATCTTTATCATAAAGTGGAACCCAATCTATATCAAAAATTTTGTCCTGTCTTGAATTTGTAGGTGAAAGGGAGTATAAATGTCCTACCGCAGATAATACGGTTGTTTTTTTCCCATTTTCTTCAAATTCATAGTACGGAACCTTTTTATAGCTATTTTTAATTGTATTTCTAGAAAGCGCATTAGCTATTTTCTCAGATGATTTTGGCTTTTCACAAATTATGACTTCATGCATGATATCACTCAAAATAGTACTCAAATAACATTTTATATTATATGTATTATTATATTATATTGATTTAATTATTCTTAATATTAAGATAAATATATGTAATAATCATCTTATTTAATTCTATGATCTATTAATATAGTAACCTTCGCATATTTAAAGACATATCCAATTTATTTAATTATGAAATTTTTATATTTCAAGTCATGTAAAATAGTTAAATACTTCTTATTCAAGATTTAAATGATATACATCAAGTAAATTATATTTAAATTCATGAAATAATTAAACCCTGATTTTCAAGCAATGTACTCATAATCTTTTTCTACTACATATTGATATTATTAGATACAAAGGAGATTAAAATGTTAATTGGCGTTATATCCGATACTCACATTCCAGAGAGAGCTTCAAAGATACCTGAAAAAGTGTTTGATATATTTAAAGATGTGGATATGATCCTGCATGCAGGAGATCTGGTATCTTACGATGTAATGGAAGAACTTGAAAAAATAGCTCCAACTAAATGTTCTCAAGGGAATATGGACCGAGCTTGCGGTATTAAACTTCCAAAAAGTGTTGTTTTTGAGGTTGAAGGCATAAAAATTGGGCTCAACCATGGTCAAGTCTATCCAAGAGGAGATACCCAACAGTTAAAATATATTGCAATGGAACTTGGAGTTGAAATTCTTATTACAGGCCATACTCACTGGTCATTTATAACTGAATTAGAAGATGTGCTTCTTTTAAATCCCGGCAGTCCTACTGTTCCAAGGTTATCAGATCCATCAGTTATGCTTCTAAAAATTGAAAATAAAAAAGTTGATGTAGAAATAATTAAAATTGGAAAACCGGTATGCAAGGCCCTTAATTTCCACAAACCAGAATAAAATCAGTTTTATTATATCTGACAATATAAAATAATATTAAAGGAGTTTAAAATGAGTGAAAAATGGAAAATTGAAAGTAAATGTGAACATTACTATAAAATGGCAAAAAAGGAAAAATACCGATCCAGAGCATCATACAAATTAATACAGCTCAATAAAAAATTCAGGATTATTAAACCTCGAGATTACGTGATAGATTTAGGTGCTGCGCCTGGAGGCTGGTCTCAAGTAGCGCTAGATATAGTTGGAGATAACGGAAAAGTTGTTGCTGTGGATCTTCAAAGAATCAGGCCCTTTGAGCATGAAAATTTTATCCAGATTACAGGAGATTTCACAAAAAGTGAAACTGTAGAAAAAATAAAAGATGCACTTGAATGGAATGCAGATGTGATTTTATCTGATGCTGCACCTAAATTAACTGGAATAAAGGATATTGATCAACTCAAATCTATTGACATCGTGGAAAATGCCTTAAAAATTGCAGATGAAGTCCTTAAAATTGACGGAAGTATGATTATAAAGGTTTTTCAGGGAGAAGGCTTTCAATCACTTCTTAAGGAGGTCAAAAAGAAATTTAAAATAGTTAAAACAACAAAACCTCCGTCTTCAAGGAAGAAAAGTGTTGAAATGTATTTAATAGCCTTGAAGAAATATTAGTTTTTGGATAAGAATTAATTTTTATAGTAGGGGCACATGATCTAATGAGAAAATACATTCAAACAATAATAGGTCTATTGTTAACATTACTAATTGATAAAAATATATTAAAATGTAATTTATTCGATTAAATAACTAAATTTCAAGAATTTAAGGATAATTCAAATAAAATATTGAAATTATACCCAAAGATCATAATCATTGCCCCAAACATATTTTTATTCT
This genomic window from Methanobacterium sp. contains:
- the topA gene encoding DNA topoisomerase I is translated as MHEVIICEKPKSSEKIANALSRNTIKNSYKKVPYYEFEENGKKTTVLSAVGHLYSLSPTNSRQDKIFDIDWVPLYDKDKQKKYVKNYVDAIKKLAKGADKFVHACDYDIEGTVIGYNALKYACGEDSIDKATRMKFSTLTKEDIVKAYENPIPIDFHQVDSGIARHVLDFLFGVNISKYLTDSVREATSRYVQLSAGRVQTPTLSILVDREKEIKNFKPIPYWLIKAALEDDIIADHKAGKIFERKEADGILADCGNADAVVTDVTLRENKRTPPVPFDLGSLQSEAYGVFGFSPKRTQQIAQNLYTEGYTSYPRTSSQKLPKSIGYDKILKQLSKNAEFKKHVDALKKPLKPNEGKKTDEAHPAIHPTGTLPTGLDTNEQKLYELIVYRFISVFGEDALQESMKTKLNINSQEFSFSRKRMAKMGWLEHYPFRKIEDEKFPDIKKGDTLKVNEILCEEKETKPPARYNQASLIRELEKRGLGTKSTRANIISILYDRKYIEGQKIQVNELGEHLIDTLKEYSEDITSEELTRKFETELEDIMADKITKDSVIDEAKVELSSILDDIDENKSKIGEKLYEAYQESRIVGQCKCGGNLVMKYSYRTKGTFVGCSAYPKCKVTYPIPRGTNVLKTKCEKCGLPMISFGKPRQRACLDPKCGRNGKESTNEVVGVCPQCGEHLIKRMGRYGEFIGCSGFPKCRFTKSVEEQEAK
- a CDS encoding RlmE family RNA methyltransferase, giving the protein MSEKWKIESKCEHYYKMAKKEKYRSRASYKLIQLNKKFRIIKPRDYVIDLGAAPGGWSQVALDIVGDNGKVVAVDLQRIRPFEHENFIQITGDFTKSETVEKIKDALEWNADVILSDAAPKLTGIKDIDQLKSIDIVENALKIADEVLKIDGSMIIKVFQGEGFQSLLKEVKKKFKIVKTTKPPSSRKKSVEMYLIALKKY
- a CDS encoding STT3 domain-containing protein, whose protein sequence is MNVKETLFKLKPLLIILLLFSIVFLLRMDAVSISGVPHDYKSYFEDQNGFPYFSEMDSYYNYRLTQDYLNHGYLGDTIINGTSWDLHSYYPSGRSAEYPPLIIYITAFAYKLVNSFSNVPLNGIAVWLAPFVASLAVIPAYLFVRRLTNDYGGITAGILAGLAPWYFSHTFAGFFDTDMFAVLFPILIVGFFIVGALAKNIKTRSIYIMLSAISVLVYSMAWQEWWYMFYLVIGTGIIYLLISNYILKMETVKPSKEYPNKFKWFLDQPVLFSLVVFAVTGFLLVGIIMGFSEFTGIISSISQATQLQSSVQGTSYPNVYLSVREMLTPGFWNVVDGVGGILPFILGIMVVPFLLLKLSQNTHTKEVKAPKRKSKPRRKSKKRAKVAEEKRDTVEDPHITEDKKNYLLYAILFTIWLLGLGYLLTKGQRFIENFSVPVVLGAGILIGLLVPYFKEYIKDTRYSALAILFVIAVVAYSPAATAYTFSNQIIPSADDSMYELLTWIKDNTPPNTVLTSWWDFGHFFTAVGDRPVTFDGGSQNTPRAYWVGRALLTSNENLSVGILRMLTSSGEEGISTIENCTHDTGKSVEILNKILPVDKQAAQTILTKSYNLTPVQAQNVLQYTHPTNPAPYNLILSADMIIKAGVWSEFGNWNFQNGTGQGYGYSAQQASVSSLDGTVAIHAQNGIVAQINGTQITAGLAYTQNNQTQIMAPHKLIVIKNNQIVMNQIVSNQSQISILLAMDNNSCLAVAMNRELENSMFTRLYFENGAGLSRFKFAHSVGGYVVWNVN
- a CDS encoding metallophosphoesterase — translated: MLIGVISDTHIPERASKIPEKVFDIFKDVDMILHAGDLVSYDVMEELEKIAPTKCSQGNMDRACGIKLPKSVVFEVEGIKIGLNHGQVYPRGDTQQLKYIAMELGVEILITGHTHWSFITELEDVLLLNPGSPTVPRLSDPSVMLLKIENKKVDVEIIKIGKPVCKALNFHKPE
- a CDS encoding GTP-binding protein, with the translated sequence MALEDRIKQIEDEIKKTPYNKATSHHIGKLKAKLSQLKEESIKRSSKGTKGSGFHVKKSGDATVVLVGFPSVGKSTLLNDITNAESKIGAYEFTTLEIVPGVMEYEGAKIQIFDIPGIITGASKGKGRGREILSVARNADLILIILDVFNPQHIAVISDELRNIGIRPNETRSDVTVKPKKMGGLTVSSTVKLTHIDEKTIRSVLNEYGIHSADVLIRDDVTVDQFIDSMDVSCRYIPMLEVVNKIDLIDEDYFNEVKSQMPDAIFISANKQINVEELKREIFNKLALIRIYLKPQGRKADYEEPLIVRKGSTVKDVAGKLHREFVRNFRHAKVWGSSVKFEGQKVGLDHVMNDGDVLRIIVKKK
- a CDS encoding CBS domain-containing protein translates to MDVKEIMVEGVETIDEDENLEIALKKSTEEGEGGSLIVEHDGEVVGIITTWDVLEEIGNDRNLKDIKVQDAMETHLVTIHTDDTVEHAAKEMVDHGIWRLPVEEAGQIVGIVSATDILVNRIRNIM